Sequence from the Kineosporia succinea genome:
GCGCGCGCAGGCCGGGGCACATCCGCAGCTGCACCCGGTCCCGGTCCGACCCGATGCACTCCAGGTACTCGCGGATGGTCGCCGTCGCCAGACCCGCCGCGATCAGCGCCCGGATCTTCGCCACCCGCGCCACGTCGGACTCGGCGTACACCCGGTAGCCGTTGCCCCCGCGCGTGGGCACGAGCAGGTCGCAGTCCTCGTAGTGCCGCAGCGAGCGCGTGCTCGCCCCCGTCCGTGCGGCGAGCTCACCGATCAGCACCGTGCCCCCTGACGTCGACCTTCGCACCGTCCTGTTCCGGGCAACCGGCCGGCGGGACGCGATCTTCCACGACGTCGGCACACCGATCCGGGTGCCCGGCCGCGCGGGCCCTCACGCGGGGGAGACGAGCACGACCGTCGTGCCGGGTACACACCCGGCGGCGTGCCGGGTGTGCACGGCGGGCAGGTCCGTCAGGGGCACCCGGCGGGCGACGTCGATGATCAGCTCGCCCGTGCACACGCGAGCCACCAGGTCGGCCAGCTGATCGCTGTCGTTGCGCGGGGCCAGGGAACACTCGAAGAGGCCGGAGACATCGGTGAGGTGCCGGCCGAGGGGCCCCGGCGCGTCCGTCATGTGCGGGGTGGTGGGCGCGAGATCGAGGACGGCGTGGACCGTTTCGCTGCCCGTGCCCCCGGCGTCGTCGAGGGGGAGAACGAGAACCTCGTCGGCACCCCCCGCCCGGACCCGTCCCGCGCCGCCCGGTGTGGCCGTGGCGATCACGTGAGCCCGGAGCTCCTTGGCCAGCTGCACGGCGTACCCGCCGGCGGCCCCGTCCGCGCCGTGGATCAGGACCCGCTGCCCGGCCCGCGGGCGGCCGTGGCCGTGGCCGAACACCGCCTGCCAGGCGCTGAGCCCGGCGAACGGCAGCGCCGCCATGTCACTCAGCGGACGGTTCCGCGGGGCCCCCGTCAGCACGTCGGCCGGTGCGATCACGAACTCCGCCGCGGCCCCGGGCGCGCTCAGCGGCAGGAGCCCGACGACCCGGTCGCCCACCGCGACGCTGTCCACCCCGTCTCCCAGCGCGTCCACCATTCCCGCCACATCGACCCCGGGGGTGTGCGGCAGCTGAACGGGAAGTGCCGTGTGACCGGCGCGGATGCGCGCGTCGAGGGCGGTGAACGACGTGGCGGCCACCCGCAGGCGAACCTCGCCCGGGCCGGGCACGGGAATCTCGACCTCCTCGAGACGCAGCACCTCCGGGCCACCGAACTCGTGAAAACGCACTGCTCTCATGGCGGGAACCTGCTTCCGGACGTGGTGGAGACTTCTCCCAACGTCGCAGGTCACGTCGTGCCGGGCCTGGGCCGGACTGGCCCACCCTCCCGGACGACGTACCTCACCAGGCACACTGGCACCGTGGAGCAGTTCGAGTTCGGCGCCGCCGTGCGCCAGTTGCGAGAGGGTACATCCCCCGAGTCCGTGGGGCTGCCGGTCGGCGGTCGACGCGTGCGCGGACTGCGGCGTGAGGAACTCGGCGACCTCGCGGGCATGTCCGCCGACTATGTGCGCCGCCTCGAGCAGGGCCGCAGCCACCCCTCCGCCGGCGTGGTCAACGCCATCGCCCGAGCCCTGCGCGCCGGCCGGGCCGACTACGAGAGGCTCTGCGCGCTCGCCGGATACGCGGCCGCGAGCGGTCAGGTGCCGACCGACCTCGGGCCCGGCGCGCTGCGGCTGCTCGAGCGTTTCCCCGACACCCCGATGTTCGTCTCCGACGCGGCCATGAACCTGATCGCCGTCAACAGCGCCTTCCTGTCCCTGGAGCACTGGGACCTCACCGGCGACCGCTGGGACTGGAACGTCGCCTGGCGCACCTTCTGCGACCCGTTCAACGGGTTCCGGCAGTCCGCGGCCGACGCCACCGACCACGAGGCGATCCTCGTCGCACGCCTGCGCGGCGCCGTGCTGCGCTACTCCTCCGACCGGGCGCTCGCCGAGCTGGTCGACGAGATGCGTACCCACAGCTCGATGTTCGACACCCTGTGGCGTGAACCCCGGCCGGTCAGCGCCTACGAGAGCAGCGCGACGTTCGTTCACCCGGACGGCGAGGCGGTCACGCTGGTGGGGAACCTGCTGGCCATCCCGGGTGACGACCTGGCGGCCCTGATGCTGACCGCGGCCCCCGGTTCGGCCGACGCGTCCCGGCTCTCGGAGATGGTCGGGTCCGCCTCCGGGCCCGCGGTCGTGAGGGTGGGCCAATCCGGCCCAGGATGATCGCGGGGGAACCTGAGACGTTGGTCGACGTCACCCCGGCGGCACCATCACGAGAGCAGGTTCTCCCCATGAAGGCAGTACGTTTCCACGAGGTCGGCGGTCCCGAGGTCCTTCGCTACGAGGACGTCGAGCTGCCCACCCCCGGCGCCGGTCAGGTGCGGGTCAAGGTGGCGGCCTCGGCGTTCAACGCCGCCGACAACGGCATGCGGGCGGGTTTCCTGCCGATCCCGGTGGTGCTGCCGCACGTGCCCGGCTACGACGTCTCGGGCACCGTCGACGCGCTCGGCGACGAGGTCGAGGGGCTGCGAACGGGGGACGCGGTGGTCGGGTTCCTGCCGATGGAGCGGGACGGCGGGGCGGCCGAGTACGTGATCGCCCCGGCCTCGGCCCTGGTCGCCGCCCCCACCACCGTTCCGCTGGCCGATGCGGCCGGGCTGCCCTCGGTCGCGCTGACCGCCTGGCAGGCCGTGTTCGACGACGGTGACCTGAAAGCCGGTCAGCGGGTGCTGATCAACGGTGCCGGTGGCGTGGTCGGCAAGTACGCGATCGCCCTGGCCGGGCGGGCAGGTGTGCACGTGGTCGCGACCGCCACCTCCCGCAGCGCCGAGGCGGTGCGGGCGGCCGGCGCCGACGAGATCGTCGACTACACCACCACGGACCTGCTGACCGCGCTCGACGAGCCGGTCGACGTGCTGATCAACCTCGCCCCGATCGACCCCGAGCGCTTCACCGCGCTCGTGGCCCTCGTCCGCGACGGCGGCAAGGTCGTCAGCACCACGGCGTTCATGGCGACCCCGAGCGACGAGACGCGCGGCGTCACCGCGGCGACCGTGTTCGTGCTGCCGAACCGCGAGCG
This genomic interval carries:
- a CDS encoding NADP-dependent oxidoreductase codes for the protein MKAVRFHEVGGPEVLRYEDVELPTPGAGQVRVKVAASAFNAADNGMRAGFLPIPVVLPHVPGYDVSGTVDALGDEVEGLRTGDAVVGFLPMERDGGAAEYVIAPASALVAAPTTVPLADAAGLPSVALTAWQAVFDDGDLKAGQRVLINGAGGVVGKYAIALAGRAGVHVVATATSRSAEAVRAAGADEIVDYTTTDLLTALDEPVDVLINLAPIDPERFTALVALVRDGGKVVSTTAFMATPSDETRGVTAATVFVLPNRERLTELVSLVDKGELTIEVTRRIPLAELPALHAEAAAGRIAGKVVVLA
- a CDS encoding helix-turn-helix transcriptional regulator, with product MEQFEFGAAVRQLREGTSPESVGLPVGGRRVRGLRREELGDLAGMSADYVRRLEQGRSHPSAGVVNAIARALRAGRADYERLCALAGYAAASGQVPTDLGPGALRLLERFPDTPMFVSDAAMNLIAVNSAFLSLEHWDLTGDRWDWNVAWRTFCDPFNGFRQSAADATDHEAILVARLRGAVLRYSSDRALAELVDEMRTHSSMFDTLWREPRPVSAYESSATFVHPDGEAVTLVGNLLAIPGDDLAALMLTAAPGSADASRLSEMVGSASGPAVVRVGQSGPG
- a CDS encoding NADP-dependent oxidoreductase, translated to MRAVRFHEFGGPEVLRLEEVEIPVPGPGEVRLRVAATSFTALDARIRAGHTALPVQLPHTPGVDVAGMVDALGDGVDSVAVGDRVVGLLPLSAPGAAAEFVIAPADVLTGAPRNRPLSDMAALPFAGLSAWQAVFGHGHGRPRAGQRVLIHGADGAAGGYAVQLAKELRAHVIATATPGGAGRVRAGGADEVLVLPLDDAGGTGSETVHAVLDLAPTTPHMTDAPGPLGRHLTDVSGLFECSLAPRNDSDQLADLVARVCTGELIIDVARRVPLTDLPAVHTRHAAGCVPGTTVVLVSPA
- a CDS encoding MerR family transcriptional regulator, coding for MLIGELAARTGASTRSLRHYEDCDLLVPTRGGNGYRVYAESDVARVAKIRALIAAGLATATIREYLECIGSDRDRVQLRMCPGLRAQLDAVADRLDAQQAVIEQTRQRLCALTAPENA